A window of the Flavobacterium sangjuense genome harbors these coding sequences:
- a CDS encoding DinB family protein encodes MTKLQLILDQLGSHIPDFEKTNPVVSQSTIGWQIDNSLLVINNVVDRLKDSDSKNYKWKFNKYRILIRITNTIPRGKVRVPKSVKPIDVATIEELKTKLELARKNIADIPTLPANSYFTHPFFGDLNVKPAIWFLKLHTKHHLKIIEDILNK; translated from the coding sequence ATGACCAAACTCCAATTAATTTTAGACCAACTGGGATCACATATTCCCGATTTTGAAAAGACAAATCCTGTCGTTTCTCAATCTACTATTGGTTGGCAAATTGACAACAGTTTATTGGTGATTAATAATGTTGTTGACCGACTTAAAGATTCCGATTCTAAAAACTATAAATGGAAGTTTAATAAGTATCGAATTCTCATCCGGATTACCAATACAATCCCACGTGGAAAAGTCAGAGTGCCAAAATCGGTAAAGCCTATCGATGTAGCAACGATTGAAGAATTAAAAACCAAACTCGAACTTGCCAGAAAGAACATTGCTGACATTCCAACACTTCCTGCCAACAGTTATTTTACACATCCTTTTTTTGGCGATTTGAATGTAAAGCCTGCTATTTGGTTTTTGAAACTGCATACAAAGCATCATTTGAAGATAATTGAGGACATACTAAATAAATAG